One part of the Pieris napi chromosome 4, ilPieNapi1.2, whole genome shotgun sequence genome encodes these proteins:
- the LOC125049047 gene encoding perilipin-4 isoform X12, producing MFSGIADKNLGAFRSIGEKTASLFERKKKDAEQLAQEKAAEAAHVVEEQVKKTGELIAGAEKSANDAANSASETKQSAIDALDKELSKVSLAAGEAKDAAAKAVADGKKVVDTTKDTLATTVDNTKKAAETALNTAKDTLSSTVDTTKSTAQSVVDTGKSYATGAKESSDNSIEMSKEIGDSFLETTKQYVSSVKDSVSSTVDSTKMSAQSTLETGKSYFDSTKDSVTNTIQSTVDTTKQTAQSAVDTGKSYVTSAKDTLSSTVEAAQKSAQSAFDTGKSYVDTAKESVGVNKNASVEASKSYIDSAKDTVTSTVDSTKKAAQSTMETGKSYVDSAKDTVQSTFKSTVDTAKSTANSVVETGKSYVDTAKDSVTSTVDSTKKTATSVVDTGSSYIGAAKDTVTNTVQSTFDVTKNVAQAAVEKGTALVGTAKAPNILCSLLDTVVHAVDTTKSVAQGAVDTTKTAAQSAVDTTKSVAQNIVEKGTSLVGTARDTVASTVDSTKNVAASAADKGFGLINSAKDTVSSTIDSTKNVAASAVDKGVSLVGSAKDSVTNTLYGTVDASKNVASSVYEKGSSLVGAAKDTVASTLDTTKNVASSAVEKGSSLVGSAKDSVSSTVQNTVDTTKNVASAVYDKSASLVTGAKDTVSSVVSGDSNDTINTTVDHTKKAAEDAKEKARLAAEAAKEEATRVANAAVEESKKAAEKAAADASNAVHSTVDNTLKRMEAAADEGLKNAGHVVDGKLKDADKYLNEKRENLVSNLTSTANDGADAAAGLLSKGLTQFSK from the exons GTGCGTTCCGAAGCATCGGAGAGAAAACAGCATCCCTCTTCGAGAGGAAGAAGAAGGATGCTGAGCAGCTCGCCCAAGAGAAAGCAGCTGAGGCCGCCCACGTTGTCGAAGAGCAGGTGAAGAAGACTGGTGAACTGATCGCTGGTGCTGAGAAGAGCGCTAATGATGCTGCTAACTCAG CATCTGAAACGAAGCAATCGGCTATTGATGCTCTTGACAAGGAGCTGTCGAAGGTGTCCTTAGCTGCTGGTGAGGCCAAGGACGCGGCAGCGAAGGCAGTAGCTGACGGCAAGAAGGTCGTTGACACCACCAAAG ATACGCTAGCAACGACAGTTGATAACACAAAGAAAGCAGCGGAAACAGCACTGAACACAGCAAAAG ATACGCTCAGTAGCACAGTAGACACTACTAAGAGCACAGCACAGTCTGTTGTGGATACGGGAAAGAGTTACGCAACTGGGGCAAAAG aaAGTTCTGATAATTCAATAGAAATGTCCAAGGAAATTGGAGATTCGTTTTTAGAGACAACTAAACAATATGTCTCTAGTGTTAAAG ATTCTGTATCAAGTACTGTAGATAGCACAAAGATGTCCGCTCAAAGTACCTTAGAAACAGGGAAATCTTACTTCGATTCCACAAAAG actcCGTTACAAATACTATTCAATCAACGGTAGACACGACAAAGCAAACGGCTCAATCAGCCGTTGATACGGGAAAATCATATGTCACTAGTGCCAAAG ATACATTATCAAGCACAGTAGAAGCTGCACAAAAATCAGCACAATCTGCTTTTGATACTGGAAAGAGTTACGTAGATACAGCTAAAg AATCCGTAGGGGTGAACAAAAATGCAAGCGTCGAAGCAAGCAAATCGTATATAGATTCTGCCAAAG ATACTGTTACAAGCACTGTTGATAGTACAAAGAAAGCTGCTCAAAGTACAATGGAAACCGGAAAATCTTACGTTGACTCTGCTAAAG ATACCGTTCAAAGCACATTTAAGAGCACAGTAGATACAGCAAAAAGCACAGCCAATTCTGTAGTCGAAACTGGAAAATCTTACGTCGATACAGCTAAAG acTCTGTCACCAGCACTGTAGATTCTACCAAAAAAACGGCCACGTCAGTTGTCGATACTGGGTCATCATACATTGGTGCAGCTAAAG ATACTGTGACTAATACCGTACAAAGCACATTTGATGTAACAAAGAATGTTGCCCAAGCCGCTGTTGAAAAAGGCACTGCTCTTGTAGGCACCGctaaag CCCCTAACATTTTATGTTCGCTTTTAGACACCGTAGTACATGCCGTAGATACGACAAAATCTGTCGCACAAGGCGCAGTAGACACAACTAAAACTGCAGCACAAAGCGCAGTGGACACGACCAAATCTGTAGCACAAAATATTGTAGAAAAGGGCACGTCATTAGTAGGCACTGCTAGAG aCACCGTAGCAAGCACTGTTGATTCTACCAAAAATGTAGCAGCATCAGCAGCTGATAAAGGATTTGGCTTAATTAATAGTGCTAAAG ACACAGTATCTAGCACGATAGATAGTACTAAAAATGTAGCAGCGTCAGCTGTCGATAAAGGAGTTTCTTTAGTAGGAAGTGCTAAAG ATTCAGTTACAAATACATTGTACGGTACAGTAGATGCTAGTAAGAACGTGGCTTCATCCGTTTATGAAAAAGGATCCTCATTAGTTGGTGCAGCAAAAG ATACGGTAGCGAGCACTCTTGATACTACCAAAAACGTAGCGTCATCGGCAGTAGAAAAGGGCTCTTCTTTAGTTGGTAGTGCAAAAG aTTCAGTATCAAGCACAGTTCAAAATACAGTAGACACTACCAAGAATGTAGCTAGCGCAGTTTACGACAAGAGTGCGTCACTCGTTACGGGTGCAAAAG ATACGGTCTCAAGTGTGGTGTCGGGTGATTCCAATG ATACCATTAACACGACGGTAGATCACACCAAGAAGGCTGCTGAAGATGCAAAAGAGAAGGCAAGGTTGGCTGCGGAGGCAGCAAAAGAAGAGGCTACACGAGTTGCTA ATGCAGCAGTAGAAGAATCCAAGAAAGCAGCAGAAAAGGCTGCAGCAGATGCAAGCAATGCTGTTCACAGTACTGTCGACAACACATTAAAACGTATGGAAGCAGCCGCTGATGAAGGACTGAAGAATGCTGGCCACGTCGTTGATGGGAAACTTAAGGATGCCGACAAGTACCTCAATGAGAAACGTGAAAAT CTGGTCTCAAACTTGACATCAACAGCAAATGATGGCGCCGACGCGGCAGCGGGACTTCTTAGCAAAGGCCTGACTCAATTCTCTAAGTAA
- the LOC125049047 gene encoding perilipin-4 isoform X35, which translates to MFSGIADKNLGAFRSIGEKTASLFERKKKDAEQLAQEKAAEAAHVVEEQVKKTGELIAGAEKSANDAANSASETKQSAIDALDKELSKVSLAAGEAKDAAAKAVADGKKVVDTTKDTLATTVDNTKKAAETALNTAKDSVSSTVDSTKMSAQSTLETGKSYFDSTKDTLSSTVEAAQKSAQSAFDTGKSYVDTAKESVGVNKNASVEASKSYIDSAKDTVTSTVDSTKKAAQSTMETGKSYVDSAKDTVQSTFKSTVDTAKSTANSVVETGKSYVDTAKDSVTSTVDSTKKTATSVVDTGSSYIGAAKDTVTNTVQSTFDVTKNVAQAAVEKGTALVGTAKAPNILCSLLDTVVHAVDTTKSVAQGAVDTTKTAAQSAVDTTKSVAQNIVEKGTSLVGTARDTVASTVDSTKNVAASAADKGFGLINSAKESVTNSVNSTVDTSKSVATSAYDKGTSYVSSAKDTVSSTIDSTKNVAASAVDKGVSLVGSAKDSVTNTLYGTVDASKNVASSVYEKGSSLVGAAKDTVASTLDTTKNVASSAVEKGSSLVGSAKDSVSSTVQNTVDTTKNVASAVYDKSASLVTGAKDTVSSVVSGDSNDTINTTVDHTKKAAEDAKEKARLAAEAAKEEATRVANAAVEESKKAAEKAAADASNAVHSTVDNTLKRMEAAADEGLKNAGHVVDGKLKDADKYLNEKRENLVSNLTSTANDGADAAAGLLSKGLTQFSK; encoded by the exons GTGCGTTCCGAAGCATCGGAGAGAAAACAGCATCCCTCTTCGAGAGGAAGAAGAAGGATGCTGAGCAGCTCGCCCAAGAGAAAGCAGCTGAGGCCGCCCACGTTGTCGAAGAGCAGGTGAAGAAGACTGGTGAACTGATCGCTGGTGCTGAGAAGAGCGCTAATGATGCTGCTAACTCAG CATCTGAAACGAAGCAATCGGCTATTGATGCTCTTGACAAGGAGCTGTCGAAGGTGTCCTTAGCTGCTGGTGAGGCCAAGGACGCGGCAGCGAAGGCAGTAGCTGACGGCAAGAAGGTCGTTGACACCACCAAAG ATACGCTAGCAACGACAGTTGATAACACAAAGAAAGCAGCGGAAACAGCACTGAACACAGCAAAAG ATTCTGTATCAAGTACTGTAGATAGCACAAAGATGTCCGCTCAAAGTACCTTAGAAACAGGGAAATCTTACTTCGATTCCACAAAAG ATACATTATCAAGCACAGTAGAAGCTGCACAAAAATCAGCACAATCTGCTTTTGATACTGGAAAGAGTTACGTAGATACAGCTAAAg AATCCGTAGGGGTGAACAAAAATGCAAGCGTCGAAGCAAGCAAATCGTATATAGATTCTGCCAAAG ATACTGTTACAAGCACTGTTGATAGTACAAAGAAAGCTGCTCAAAGTACAATGGAAACCGGAAAATCTTACGTTGACTCTGCTAAAG ATACCGTTCAAAGCACATTTAAGAGCACAGTAGATACAGCAAAAAGCACAGCCAATTCTGTAGTCGAAACTGGAAAATCTTACGTCGATACAGCTAAAG acTCTGTCACCAGCACTGTAGATTCTACCAAAAAAACGGCCACGTCAGTTGTCGATACTGGGTCATCATACATTGGTGCAGCTAAAG ATACTGTGACTAATACCGTACAAAGCACATTTGATGTAACAAAGAATGTTGCCCAAGCCGCTGTTGAAAAAGGCACTGCTCTTGTAGGCACCGctaaag CCCCTAACATTTTATGTTCGCTTTTAGACACCGTAGTACATGCCGTAGATACGACAAAATCTGTCGCACAAGGCGCAGTAGACACAACTAAAACTGCAGCACAAAGCGCAGTGGACACGACCAAATCTGTAGCACAAAATATTGTAGAAAAGGGCACGTCATTAGTAGGCACTGCTAGAG aCACCGTAGCAAGCACTGTTGATTCTACCAAAAATGTAGCAGCATCAGCAGCTGATAAAGGATTTGGCTTAATTAATAGTGCTAAAG aatCAGTTACAAATTCAGTCAATTCTACTGTAGATACTTCTAAATCAGTAGCAACATCTGCGTACGATAAAGGAACTTCATATGTTAGCTCCGCGAAAG ACACAGTATCTAGCACGATAGATAGTACTAAAAATGTAGCAGCGTCAGCTGTCGATAAAGGAGTTTCTTTAGTAGGAAGTGCTAAAG ATTCAGTTACAAATACATTGTACGGTACAGTAGATGCTAGTAAGAACGTGGCTTCATCCGTTTATGAAAAAGGATCCTCATTAGTTGGTGCAGCAAAAG ATACGGTAGCGAGCACTCTTGATACTACCAAAAACGTAGCGTCATCGGCAGTAGAAAAGGGCTCTTCTTTAGTTGGTAGTGCAAAAG aTTCAGTATCAAGCACAGTTCAAAATACAGTAGACACTACCAAGAATGTAGCTAGCGCAGTTTACGACAAGAGTGCGTCACTCGTTACGGGTGCAAAAG ATACGGTCTCAAGTGTGGTGTCGGGTGATTCCAATG ATACCATTAACACGACGGTAGATCACACCAAGAAGGCTGCTGAAGATGCAAAAGAGAAGGCAAGGTTGGCTGCGGAGGCAGCAAAAGAAGAGGCTACACGAGTTGCTA ATGCAGCAGTAGAAGAATCCAAGAAAGCAGCAGAAAAGGCTGCAGCAGATGCAAGCAATGCTGTTCACAGTACTGTCGACAACACATTAAAACGTATGGAAGCAGCCGCTGATGAAGGACTGAAGAATGCTGGCCACGTCGTTGATGGGAAACTTAAGGATGCCGACAAGTACCTCAATGAGAAACGTGAAAAT CTGGTCTCAAACTTGACATCAACAGCAAATGATGGCGCCGACGCGGCAGCGGGACTTCTTAGCAAAGGCCTGACTCAATTCTCTAAGTAA
- the LOC125049047 gene encoding perilipin-4 isoform X23 yields MFSGIADKNLGAFRSIGEKTASLFERKKKDAEQLAQEKAAEAAHVVEEQVKKTGELIAGAEKSANDAANSASETKQSAIDALDKELSKVSLAAGEAKDAAAKAVADGKKVVDTTKDTLATTVDNTKKAAETALNTAKDSVSSTVDSTKMSAQSTLETGKSYFDSTKDSVTNTIQSTVDTTKQTAQSAVDTGKSYVTSAKDTLSSTVEAAQKSAQSAFDTGKSYVDTAKESVGVNKNASVEASKSYIDSAKDTVTSTVDSTKKAAQSTMETGKSYVDSAKDTVQSTFKSTVDTAKSTANSVVETGKSYVDTAKDSVTSTVDSTKKTATSVVDTGSSYIGAAKDTVTNTVQSTFDVTKNVAQAAVEKGTALVGTAKAPNILCSLLDTVVHAVDTTKSVAQGAVDTTKTAAQSAVDTTKSVAQNIVEKGTSLVGTARDTVASTVDSTKNVAASAADKGFGLINSAKESVTNSVNSTVDTSKSVATSAYDKGTSYVSSAKDTVSSTIDSTKNVAASAVDKGVSLVGSAKDSVTNTLYGTVDASKNVASSVYEKGSSLVGAAKDTVASTLDTTKNVASSAVEKGSSLVGSAKDSVSSTVQNTVDTTKNVASAVYDKSASLVTGAKDTVSSVVSGDSNDTINTTVDHTKKAAEDAKEKARLAAEAAKEEATRVANAAVEESKKAAEKAAADASNAVHSTVDNTLKRMEAAADEGLKNAGHVVDGKLKDADKYLNEKRENLVSNLTSTANDGADAAAGLLSKGLTQFSK; encoded by the exons GTGCGTTCCGAAGCATCGGAGAGAAAACAGCATCCCTCTTCGAGAGGAAGAAGAAGGATGCTGAGCAGCTCGCCCAAGAGAAAGCAGCTGAGGCCGCCCACGTTGTCGAAGAGCAGGTGAAGAAGACTGGTGAACTGATCGCTGGTGCTGAGAAGAGCGCTAATGATGCTGCTAACTCAG CATCTGAAACGAAGCAATCGGCTATTGATGCTCTTGACAAGGAGCTGTCGAAGGTGTCCTTAGCTGCTGGTGAGGCCAAGGACGCGGCAGCGAAGGCAGTAGCTGACGGCAAGAAGGTCGTTGACACCACCAAAG ATACGCTAGCAACGACAGTTGATAACACAAAGAAAGCAGCGGAAACAGCACTGAACACAGCAAAAG ATTCTGTATCAAGTACTGTAGATAGCACAAAGATGTCCGCTCAAAGTACCTTAGAAACAGGGAAATCTTACTTCGATTCCACAAAAG actcCGTTACAAATACTATTCAATCAACGGTAGACACGACAAAGCAAACGGCTCAATCAGCCGTTGATACGGGAAAATCATATGTCACTAGTGCCAAAG ATACATTATCAAGCACAGTAGAAGCTGCACAAAAATCAGCACAATCTGCTTTTGATACTGGAAAGAGTTACGTAGATACAGCTAAAg AATCCGTAGGGGTGAACAAAAATGCAAGCGTCGAAGCAAGCAAATCGTATATAGATTCTGCCAAAG ATACTGTTACAAGCACTGTTGATAGTACAAAGAAAGCTGCTCAAAGTACAATGGAAACCGGAAAATCTTACGTTGACTCTGCTAAAG ATACCGTTCAAAGCACATTTAAGAGCACAGTAGATACAGCAAAAAGCACAGCCAATTCTGTAGTCGAAACTGGAAAATCTTACGTCGATACAGCTAAAG acTCTGTCACCAGCACTGTAGATTCTACCAAAAAAACGGCCACGTCAGTTGTCGATACTGGGTCATCATACATTGGTGCAGCTAAAG ATACTGTGACTAATACCGTACAAAGCACATTTGATGTAACAAAGAATGTTGCCCAAGCCGCTGTTGAAAAAGGCACTGCTCTTGTAGGCACCGctaaag CCCCTAACATTTTATGTTCGCTTTTAGACACCGTAGTACATGCCGTAGATACGACAAAATCTGTCGCACAAGGCGCAGTAGACACAACTAAAACTGCAGCACAAAGCGCAGTGGACACGACCAAATCTGTAGCACAAAATATTGTAGAAAAGGGCACGTCATTAGTAGGCACTGCTAGAG aCACCGTAGCAAGCACTGTTGATTCTACCAAAAATGTAGCAGCATCAGCAGCTGATAAAGGATTTGGCTTAATTAATAGTGCTAAAG aatCAGTTACAAATTCAGTCAATTCTACTGTAGATACTTCTAAATCAGTAGCAACATCTGCGTACGATAAAGGAACTTCATATGTTAGCTCCGCGAAAG ACACAGTATCTAGCACGATAGATAGTACTAAAAATGTAGCAGCGTCAGCTGTCGATAAAGGAGTTTCTTTAGTAGGAAGTGCTAAAG ATTCAGTTACAAATACATTGTACGGTACAGTAGATGCTAGTAAGAACGTGGCTTCATCCGTTTATGAAAAAGGATCCTCATTAGTTGGTGCAGCAAAAG ATACGGTAGCGAGCACTCTTGATACTACCAAAAACGTAGCGTCATCGGCAGTAGAAAAGGGCTCTTCTTTAGTTGGTAGTGCAAAAG aTTCAGTATCAAGCACAGTTCAAAATACAGTAGACACTACCAAGAATGTAGCTAGCGCAGTTTACGACAAGAGTGCGTCACTCGTTACGGGTGCAAAAG ATACGGTCTCAAGTGTGGTGTCGGGTGATTCCAATG ATACCATTAACACGACGGTAGATCACACCAAGAAGGCTGCTGAAGATGCAAAAGAGAAGGCAAGGTTGGCTGCGGAGGCAGCAAAAGAAGAGGCTACACGAGTTGCTA ATGCAGCAGTAGAAGAATCCAAGAAAGCAGCAGAAAAGGCTGCAGCAGATGCAAGCAATGCTGTTCACAGTACTGTCGACAACACATTAAAACGTATGGAAGCAGCCGCTGATGAAGGACTGAAGAATGCTGGCCACGTCGTTGATGGGAAACTTAAGGATGCCGACAAGTACCTCAATGAGAAACGTGAAAAT CTGGTCTCAAACTTGACATCAACAGCAAATGATGGCGCCGACGCGGCAGCGGGACTTCTTAGCAAAGGCCTGACTCAATTCTCTAAGTAA
- the LOC125049047 gene encoding perilipin-4 isoform X46, translated as MFSGIADKNLGAFRSIGEKTASLFERKKKDAEQLAQEKAAEAAHVVEEQVKKTGELIAGAEKSANDAANSASETKQSAIDALDKELSKVSLAAGEAKDAAAKAVADGKKVVDTTKDTLATTVDNTKKAAETALNTAKDTLSSTVDTTKSTAQSVVDTGKSYATGAKESSDNSIEMSKEIGDSFLETTKQYVSSVKDSVSSTVDSTKMSAQSTLETGKSYFDSTKDSVTNTIQSTVDTTKQTAQSAVDTGKSYVTSAKDTLSSTVEAAQKSAQSAFDTGKSYVDTAKESVGVNKNASVEASKSYIDSAKDTVTSTVDSTKKAAQSTMETGKSYVDSAKDTVASTVDSTKNVAASAADKGFGLINSAKESVTNSVNSTVDTSKSVATSAYDKGTSYVSSAKDTVSSTIDSTKNVAASAVDKGVSLVGSAKDSVTNTLYGTVDASKNVASSVYEKGSSLVGAAKDTVASTLDTTKNVASSAVEKGSSLVGSAKDSVSSTVQNTVDTTKNVASAVYDKSASLVTGAKDTVSSVVSGDSNDTINTTVDHTKKAAEDAKEKARLAAEAAKEEATRVANAAVEESKKAAEKAAADASNAVHSTVDNTLKRMEAAADEGLKNAGHVVDGKLKDADKYLNEKRENLVSNLTSTANDGADAAAGLLSKGLTQFSK; from the exons GTGCGTTCCGAAGCATCGGAGAGAAAACAGCATCCCTCTTCGAGAGGAAGAAGAAGGATGCTGAGCAGCTCGCCCAAGAGAAAGCAGCTGAGGCCGCCCACGTTGTCGAAGAGCAGGTGAAGAAGACTGGTGAACTGATCGCTGGTGCTGAGAAGAGCGCTAATGATGCTGCTAACTCAG CATCTGAAACGAAGCAATCGGCTATTGATGCTCTTGACAAGGAGCTGTCGAAGGTGTCCTTAGCTGCTGGTGAGGCCAAGGACGCGGCAGCGAAGGCAGTAGCTGACGGCAAGAAGGTCGTTGACACCACCAAAG ATACGCTAGCAACGACAGTTGATAACACAAAGAAAGCAGCGGAAACAGCACTGAACACAGCAAAAG ATACGCTCAGTAGCACAGTAGACACTACTAAGAGCACAGCACAGTCTGTTGTGGATACGGGAAAGAGTTACGCAACTGGGGCAAAAG aaAGTTCTGATAATTCAATAGAAATGTCCAAGGAAATTGGAGATTCGTTTTTAGAGACAACTAAACAATATGTCTCTAGTGTTAAAG ATTCTGTATCAAGTACTGTAGATAGCACAAAGATGTCCGCTCAAAGTACCTTAGAAACAGGGAAATCTTACTTCGATTCCACAAAAG actcCGTTACAAATACTATTCAATCAACGGTAGACACGACAAAGCAAACGGCTCAATCAGCCGTTGATACGGGAAAATCATATGTCACTAGTGCCAAAG ATACATTATCAAGCACAGTAGAAGCTGCACAAAAATCAGCACAATCTGCTTTTGATACTGGAAAGAGTTACGTAGATACAGCTAAAg AATCCGTAGGGGTGAACAAAAATGCAAGCGTCGAAGCAAGCAAATCGTATATAGATTCTGCCAAAG ATACTGTTACAAGCACTGTTGATAGTACAAAGAAAGCTGCTCAAAGTACAATGGAAACCGGAAAATCTTACGTTGACTCTGCTAAAG aCACCGTAGCAAGCACTGTTGATTCTACCAAAAATGTAGCAGCATCAGCAGCTGATAAAGGATTTGGCTTAATTAATAGTGCTAAAG aatCAGTTACAAATTCAGTCAATTCTACTGTAGATACTTCTAAATCAGTAGCAACATCTGCGTACGATAAAGGAACTTCATATGTTAGCTCCGCGAAAG ACACAGTATCTAGCACGATAGATAGTACTAAAAATGTAGCAGCGTCAGCTGTCGATAAAGGAGTTTCTTTAGTAGGAAGTGCTAAAG ATTCAGTTACAAATACATTGTACGGTACAGTAGATGCTAGTAAGAACGTGGCTTCATCCGTTTATGAAAAAGGATCCTCATTAGTTGGTGCAGCAAAAG ATACGGTAGCGAGCACTCTTGATACTACCAAAAACGTAGCGTCATCGGCAGTAGAAAAGGGCTCTTCTTTAGTTGGTAGTGCAAAAG aTTCAGTATCAAGCACAGTTCAAAATACAGTAGACACTACCAAGAATGTAGCTAGCGCAGTTTACGACAAGAGTGCGTCACTCGTTACGGGTGCAAAAG ATACGGTCTCAAGTGTGGTGTCGGGTGATTCCAATG ATACCATTAACACGACGGTAGATCACACCAAGAAGGCTGCTGAAGATGCAAAAGAGAAGGCAAGGTTGGCTGCGGAGGCAGCAAAAGAAGAGGCTACACGAGTTGCTA ATGCAGCAGTAGAAGAATCCAAGAAAGCAGCAGAAAAGGCTGCAGCAGATGCAAGCAATGCTGTTCACAGTACTGTCGACAACACATTAAAACGTATGGAAGCAGCCGCTGATGAAGGACTGAAGAATGCTGGCCACGTCGTTGATGGGAAACTTAAGGATGCCGACAAGTACCTCAATGAGAAACGTGAAAAT CTGGTCTCAAACTTGACATCAACAGCAAATGATGGCGCCGACGCGGCAGCGGGACTTCTTAGCAAAGGCCTGACTCAATTCTCTAAGTAA
- the LOC125049047 gene encoding perilipin-4 isoform X27: MFSGIADKNLGAFRSIGEKTASLFERKKKDAEQLAQEKAAEAAHVVEEQVKKTGELIAGAEKSANDAANSASETKQSAIDALDKELSKVSLAAGEAKDAAAKAVADGKKVVDTTKDTLATTVDNTKKAAETALNTAKDTLSSTVDTTKSTAQSVVDTGKSYATGAKESSDNSIEMSKEIGDSFLETTKQYVSSVKDSVSSTVDSTKMSAQSTLETGKSYFDSTKDSVTNTIQSTVDTTKQTAQSAVDTGKSYVTSAKDTLSSTVEAAQKSAQSAFDTGKSYVDTAKESVGVNKNASVEASKSYIDSAKDTVTSTVDSTKKAAQSTMETGKSYVDSAKDTVQSTFKSTVDTAKSTANSVVETGKSYVDTAKDSVTSTVDSTKKTATSVVDTGSSYIGAAKDTVTNTVQSTFDVTKNVAQAAVEKGTALVGTAKAPNILCSLLDTVVHAVDTTKSVAQGAVDTTKTAAQSAVDTTKSVAQNIVEKGTSLVGTARDTVASTVDSTKNVAASAADKGFGLINSAKDSVTNTLYGTVDASKNVASSVYEKGSSLVGAAKDTVASTLDTTKNVASSAVEKGSSLVGSAKDSVSSTVQNTVDTTKNVASAVYDKSASLVTGAKDTVSSVVSGDSNDTINTTVDHTKKAAEDAKEKARLAAEAAKEEATRVANAAVEESKKAAEKAAADASNAVHSTVDNTLKRMEAAADEGLKNAGHVVDGKLKDADKYLNEKRENLVSNLTSTANDGADAAAGLLSKGLTQFSK; the protein is encoded by the exons GTGCGTTCCGAAGCATCGGAGAGAAAACAGCATCCCTCTTCGAGAGGAAGAAGAAGGATGCTGAGCAGCTCGCCCAAGAGAAAGCAGCTGAGGCCGCCCACGTTGTCGAAGAGCAGGTGAAGAAGACTGGTGAACTGATCGCTGGTGCTGAGAAGAGCGCTAATGATGCTGCTAACTCAG CATCTGAAACGAAGCAATCGGCTATTGATGCTCTTGACAAGGAGCTGTCGAAGGTGTCCTTAGCTGCTGGTGAGGCCAAGGACGCGGCAGCGAAGGCAGTAGCTGACGGCAAGAAGGTCGTTGACACCACCAAAG ATACGCTAGCAACGACAGTTGATAACACAAAGAAAGCAGCGGAAACAGCACTGAACACAGCAAAAG ATACGCTCAGTAGCACAGTAGACACTACTAAGAGCACAGCACAGTCTGTTGTGGATACGGGAAAGAGTTACGCAACTGGGGCAAAAG aaAGTTCTGATAATTCAATAGAAATGTCCAAGGAAATTGGAGATTCGTTTTTAGAGACAACTAAACAATATGTCTCTAGTGTTAAAG ATTCTGTATCAAGTACTGTAGATAGCACAAAGATGTCCGCTCAAAGTACCTTAGAAACAGGGAAATCTTACTTCGATTCCACAAAAG actcCGTTACAAATACTATTCAATCAACGGTAGACACGACAAAGCAAACGGCTCAATCAGCCGTTGATACGGGAAAATCATATGTCACTAGTGCCAAAG ATACATTATCAAGCACAGTAGAAGCTGCACAAAAATCAGCACAATCTGCTTTTGATACTGGAAAGAGTTACGTAGATACAGCTAAAg AATCCGTAGGGGTGAACAAAAATGCAAGCGTCGAAGCAAGCAAATCGTATATAGATTCTGCCAAAG ATACTGTTACAAGCACTGTTGATAGTACAAAGAAAGCTGCTCAAAGTACAATGGAAACCGGAAAATCTTACGTTGACTCTGCTAAAG ATACCGTTCAAAGCACATTTAAGAGCACAGTAGATACAGCAAAAAGCACAGCCAATTCTGTAGTCGAAACTGGAAAATCTTACGTCGATACAGCTAAAG acTCTGTCACCAGCACTGTAGATTCTACCAAAAAAACGGCCACGTCAGTTGTCGATACTGGGTCATCATACATTGGTGCAGCTAAAG ATACTGTGACTAATACCGTACAAAGCACATTTGATGTAACAAAGAATGTTGCCCAAGCCGCTGTTGAAAAAGGCACTGCTCTTGTAGGCACCGctaaag CCCCTAACATTTTATGTTCGCTTTTAGACACCGTAGTACATGCCGTAGATACGACAAAATCTGTCGCACAAGGCGCAGTAGACACAACTAAAACTGCAGCACAAAGCGCAGTGGACACGACCAAATCTGTAGCACAAAATATTGTAGAAAAGGGCACGTCATTAGTAGGCACTGCTAGAG aCACCGTAGCAAGCACTGTTGATTCTACCAAAAATGTAGCAGCATCAGCAGCTGATAAAGGATTTGGCTTAATTAATAGTGCTAAAG ATTCAGTTACAAATACATTGTACGGTACAGTAGATGCTAGTAAGAACGTGGCTTCATCCGTTTATGAAAAAGGATCCTCATTAGTTGGTGCAGCAAAAG ATACGGTAGCGAGCACTCTTGATACTACCAAAAACGTAGCGTCATCGGCAGTAGAAAAGGGCTCTTCTTTAGTTGGTAGTGCAAAAG aTTCAGTATCAAGCACAGTTCAAAATACAGTAGACACTACCAAGAATGTAGCTAGCGCAGTTTACGACAAGAGTGCGTCACTCGTTACGGGTGCAAAAG ATACGGTCTCAAGTGTGGTGTCGGGTGATTCCAATG ATACCATTAACACGACGGTAGATCACACCAAGAAGGCTGCTGAAGATGCAAAAGAGAAGGCAAGGTTGGCTGCGGAGGCAGCAAAAGAAGAGGCTACACGAGTTGCTA ATGCAGCAGTAGAAGAATCCAAGAAAGCAGCAGAAAAGGCTGCAGCAGATGCAAGCAATGCTGTTCACAGTACTGTCGACAACACATTAAAACGTATGGAAGCAGCCGCTGATGAAGGACTGAAGAATGCTGGCCACGTCGTTGATGGGAAACTTAAGGATGCCGACAAGTACCTCAATGAGAAACGTGAAAAT CTGGTCTCAAACTTGACATCAACAGCAAATGATGGCGCCGACGCGGCAGCGGGACTTCTTAGCAAAGGCCTGACTCAATTCTCTAAGTAA